In Alkalihalobacterium alkalinitrilicum, a genomic segment contains:
- a CDS encoding sodium-dependent transporter: MNGREQWGTRAGFILAAVGSAVGLGNIWRFPYVAYENGGGAFFFPYLFALLTAGIPLLIMEFTMGHKYRGSAPLSYARLNKKTEWIGWWQVGISFVIATYYAVIIAWAMAYAYFALGLRWGEDTQGFLFGEYLQLADVPGQVGSIVPSVFIPLVIVWVIALGVLFKGVKKGIEVANRIFIPALVILFLIIVIRALTLEGATVGLDAFFKPNWSEIMSPGVWVAAYGQVFFSLSIGFAIMITYSSYLGRKSDITNNAFITGFSNSSFEVLAGIGVFAALGFMATQAGVPLDEVAAAGVGLAFVVFPQIINTFPALNGLFGFLFFACLVLAGLSSLISIVQTFVAGIQDKFKVSRAKAVAFGGGLSALISILFATQGGLYFLDAADYFINTFGVALAGLVSVITVVWFVKKLPELQGHADSVSDMRLGLWWKICLGFITPVVLGYMAVQNLIGNLRDNYEGYATSFLLYSGWGVAVAAIIVGFIFASMKWGKNDLEMPKEEKGADL, translated from the coding sequence ATGAATGGACGTGAACAGTGGGGCACACGTGCTGGATTTATTCTAGCGGCAGTCGGTTCAGCAGTAGGTTTAGGTAACATTTGGCGTTTTCCTTATGTTGCGTATGAAAATGGAGGAGGAGCGTTCTTTTTCCCATATTTATTCGCATTATTAACAGCAGGGATCCCATTATTGATTATGGAATTTACGATGGGGCATAAGTATCGTGGATCGGCTCCATTATCGTATGCACGATTGAATAAGAAAACCGAATGGATTGGTTGGTGGCAAGTAGGGATCTCTTTTGTGATCGCGACCTATTATGCGGTCATTATCGCTTGGGCGATGGCTTATGCATATTTTGCATTGGGTCTACGTTGGGGTGAAGACACGCAAGGATTTTTATTTGGAGAGTATTTACAGTTAGCAGACGTTCCTGGTCAAGTTGGAAGTATCGTACCATCCGTATTTATTCCATTAGTAATCGTATGGGTTATTGCGTTAGGAGTTTTATTTAAAGGTGTTAAGAAAGGTATTGAAGTTGCTAACCGTATCTTTATTCCTGCTCTTGTAATTTTATTCTTAATTATTGTTATTCGTGCTTTAACTCTAGAAGGAGCTACTGTTGGTCTTGATGCATTTTTCAAACCGAACTGGAGTGAAATTATGTCTCCTGGTGTATGGGTAGCCGCCTATGGCCAAGTGTTCTTCAGTTTATCAATCGGATTTGCAATTATGATCACGTACTCGAGTTATTTAGGAAGAAAATCAGATATTACAAACAATGCTTTCATTACTGGTTTCAGTAACTCCAGTTTTGAAGTTTTAGCTGGGATCGGTGTATTCGCTGCTTTAGGTTTCATGGCGACACAAGCAGGTGTTCCATTAGATGAAGTTGCCGCTGCTGGAGTTGGGTTAGCGTTCGTCGTTTTCCCACAAATTATTAATACATTCCCAGCGCTTAACGGGCTGTTTGGTTTCCTATTCTTTGCTTGTTTAGTATTAGCTGGTTTATCATCATTGATTTCAATTGTGCAAACATTTGTTGCAGGTATTCAAGATAAATTCAAAGTTTCGCGTGCAAAAGCAGTAGCATTTGGTGGAGGTCTTTCAGCTTTAATCTCAATCTTGTTTGCAACACAAGGTGGTTTATACTTCCTAGATGCAGCTGATTACTTCATTAACACATTCGGTGTCGCACTTGCAGGACTTGTATCTGTAATTACAGTCGTGTGGTTTGTGAAGAAACTTCCAGAACTTCAAGGTCATGCAGACTCTGTATCTGATATGCGTTTAGGTTTATGGTGGAAAATTTGTTTAGGTTTCATTACGCCAGTTGTTCTAGGGTATATGGCGGTTCAAAACTTAATTGGAAATCTTCGTGATAACTATGAAGGCTATGCAACATCATTCTTACTCTATTCTGGATGGGGTGTTGCAGTCGCTGCGATCATCGTCGGATTTATTTTCGCTTCGATGAAGTGGGGGAAAAATGACTTAGAAATGCCAAAAGAAGAAAAAGGAGCTGACTTATAA
- a CDS encoding thymidylate synthase, translating into MNYLQLCKFVLENGTKKEDRTGTGTVSIFGHQMRFDLNEGFPLLTTKRVPFRLIATELLWFMKGDTNIRYLLQQNNNIWNEWAFERWVMSKEYEGPNMENFGLRSQQDEAFRLQYEEQLEAFKKRILEDDDFARKYGDLGQVYGKQWRAWETRTGETLDQLKDVIETIKKNPSSRRLIVSAWNPEDVPSMALPPCHTLFQFYVLDGKLSCQLYQRSGDIFLGIPFNIASYALLTHLIAHECGLQVGEFIHTLGDAHIYLNHVEQVKTQLSRETKPLPKLILNEDVKSAFDFEIEDISIEGYDPHPTIKAPVAV; encoded by the coding sequence ATGAATTATCTTCAATTGTGTAAGTTTGTACTTGAAAATGGAACGAAAAAAGAAGATCGAACAGGAACGGGAACGGTATCCATTTTTGGTCATCAGATGCGCTTTGATTTAAACGAAGGATTTCCCTTACTTACGACCAAACGTGTTCCTTTCCGACTCATAGCTACTGAGTTGTTGTGGTTTATGAAAGGTGACACGAATATTCGTTATTTGCTACAACAAAACAATAATATATGGAATGAATGGGCATTCGAACGTTGGGTGATGAGTAAAGAGTACGAGGGCCCGAATATGGAAAACTTCGGTTTACGCTCACAACAAGATGAAGCTTTTAGATTGCAATATGAGGAGCAGTTAGAGGCATTTAAAAAACGTATTCTTGAAGATGATGATTTTGCTCGTAAATATGGTGACCTAGGACAAGTCTATGGTAAACAATGGCGTGCATGGGAGACGAGAACAGGAGAGACACTTGATCAATTAAAAGATGTGATCGAAACGATTAAGAAAAACCCTTCATCGAGAAGGCTTATCGTATCCGCATGGAATCCTGAAGATGTTCCGTCGATGGCATTACCACCTTGTCATACACTGTTCCAGTTTTACGTATTAGATGGGAAACTATCGTGCCAGTTGTATCAAAGAAGTGGCGATATTTTTCTTGGTATTCCGTTTAATATCGCAAGCTACGCCCTGCTCACACACTTAATTGCACATGAATGTGGTTTGCAAGTTGGTGAGTTTATTCATACATTAGGGGATGCTCATATTTATTTAAATCATGTGGAACAAGTGAAAACACAGTTAAGTCGAGAAACGAAACCACTTCCGAAACTTATCTTAAATGAAGATGTGAAGTCTGCTTTTGATTTTGAGATTGAAGATATTTCAATTGAAGGCTATGACCCTCATCCGACAATCAAGGCACCAGTTGCCGTTTAA
- the yunB gene encoding sporulation protein YunB — MVRFRQRGVWKGPLLKRKRGNGFLFNQNKGSMKGPLPFRYVLLLSFVIFIVLTAQGLWLVEKGIRPTLIHIAKTETQVLGTEAINDAISKKIVEQLDMDELLIIERDQNGDITLITFNSSIATRVMSEAVQRVQKYLRLMEQGRVHELGLPDGVEVEFNEEVYTQDGIIYTIPLGQATNNALLAHLGPQIPVRFTAIGDVKANMRHEVENTGINNTMLSLYVDLQVDVKIVIPFATDMEVVKTSIPIGMTLVPGKVPEYYNVGGTGPAPTFIRESDIQDAVNNQ, encoded by the coding sequence GTGGTTCGTTTTAGACAGCGTGGGGTATGGAAAGGCCCTCTCCTTAAAAGAAAAAGAGGGAACGGTTTCCTCTTTAATCAAAACAAAGGGAGTATGAAAGGTCCGCTTCCATTTCGTTATGTTCTGCTATTATCTTTTGTTATTTTTATAGTTCTCACCGCACAAGGTTTATGGCTAGTAGAAAAAGGAATTCGGCCGACGCTTATTCACATTGCGAAGACAGAAACACAAGTATTAGGTACAGAAGCCATTAATGATGCGATTTCTAAAAAAATTGTAGAACAATTAGATATGGATGAACTACTGATCATTGAGAGAGATCAAAATGGAGATATTACGTTAATCACATTTAACTCTTCGATTGCTACAAGAGTCATGTCAGAAGCAGTACAAAGGGTGCAAAAGTATTTACGTTTGATGGAGCAAGGAAGAGTTCATGAACTTGGTCTTCCGGATGGTGTGGAAGTAGAGTTTAACGAAGAAGTGTACACGCAAGATGGAATTATTTATACAATCCCTTTAGGGCAAGCGACCAATAACGCATTATTAGCTCATTTAGGACCGCAAATTCCTGTACGATTTACCGCAATTGGGGATGTAAAGGCTAATATGAGGCATGAAGTCGAGAACACAGGTATCAATAATACGATGTTATCTTTGTATGTTGACCTTCAAGTCGATGTCAAAATCGTTATTCCATTTGCAACCGATATGGAAGTCGTTAAGACATCCATTCCTATTGGTATGACGTTAGTTCCAGGGAAAGTTCCCGAATATTACAATGTCGGTGGAACAGGTCCTGCACCTACGTTTATACGAGAATCTGATATTCAAGATGCTGTGAACAATCAGTGA
- a CDS encoding Na+/H+ antiporter NhaC family protein, with protein MEASIWSLIPPVLALVMVILTRRVLISLGTGIIVGALLLNGFDPIGSVTQIFSIIAAIFYVDGAINDWELYIIFFLLLLGMLASLVALSGGSRAFGEWALKRVKTRVGAQLVTVVLGIIIFIDDYFNSLTVGNVSRPLTDRHRISRSKLAYLVDSTAAPMCVISPISSWGAFIITIIAGILATHSVTQYEALQAFLLIVPMNYYALFAVLLVLAVALLKLDYGAMKKHETLAMETGEVFDKTKGTPPGENMDVQPVDNGKVRDLVLPIVTLIIGTVLFMIITGIQGTEGDATVLEIFENTDVAAALVYGGLLGLAVAVILTMMKKVSARDFGVGLWAGIKSMLPAIYILIFAWTIIEIIGDLGTGEYLASLIDGNIPVALLPVIVFIIAGAMAFSTGTSWGTFGMLLPIAGDIAATLDITMLLPMLAAVLAGAIFGDHCSPISDTTILSSTGAGSHHIDHVITQLPYAILVAVISIVGFLVLGFTGSMLLGFVASFVAFAVSVLVLKRIV; from the coding sequence ATGGAAGCATCAATTTGGTCATTAATTCCTCCAGTCCTAGCGTTAGTTATGGTTATTTTGACGAGACGTGTATTAATTTCGCTCGGGACAGGAATTATTGTCGGTGCGTTATTACTGAACGGATTTGATCCGATCGGGAGCGTAACGCAAATATTTAGTATTATTGCTGCTATTTTTTACGTGGATGGAGCAATCAATGATTGGGAACTTTATATTATCTTTTTCTTATTATTACTAGGAATGCTGGCTTCATTAGTCGCACTTTCGGGTGGAAGTCGTGCCTTTGGCGAATGGGCATTAAAGCGTGTAAAAACAAGAGTTGGCGCACAATTAGTAACGGTTGTTTTAGGTATTATTATTTTCATTGATGATTATTTCAATAGTTTAACGGTTGGTAATGTGAGTCGTCCGTTAACAGACCGTCACCGGATTTCACGTTCAAAATTAGCGTATCTCGTAGACTCAACAGCTGCACCAATGTGTGTTATTTCACCCATTTCAAGCTGGGGAGCATTTATCATTACGATTATCGCAGGAATTTTAGCTACACATAGTGTTACGCAATACGAGGCACTTCAAGCGTTTTTACTTATTGTACCCATGAACTATTATGCGTTATTTGCGGTGTTGCTTGTATTAGCAGTAGCCTTGCTTAAACTAGATTATGGTGCAATGAAAAAGCATGAAACATTAGCAATGGAAACAGGAGAGGTTTTCGATAAAACAAAAGGAACACCTCCTGGGGAGAATATGGACGTTCAACCTGTTGATAATGGCAAAGTAAGAGACTTAGTTCTGCCGATTGTAACCTTAATCATCGGTACGGTTCTTTTTATGATCATTACAGGGATACAAGGGACAGAAGGCGATGCAACGGTTCTTGAAATTTTTGAAAATACAGATGTTGCAGCGGCTCTTGTTTACGGTGGTTTACTAGGTTTAGCTGTTGCTGTTATTTTAACGATGATGAAAAAAGTGTCTGCACGTGATTTTGGTGTTGGATTATGGGCTGGGATTAAATCCATGTTACCTGCCATCTACATTTTAATTTTCGCATGGACGATTATTGAGATTATCGGTGATCTTGGTACGGGAGAGTATTTAGCATCCTTGATTGACGGCAATATTCCTGTTGCTCTTTTACCTGTGATTGTTTTTATTATTGCGGGTGCAATGGCCTTTTCAACAGGTACATCTTGGGGAACGTTCGGGATGTTATTACCTATTGCAGGGGATATCGCAGCCACGTTAGATATTACAATGTTATTACCGATGCTTGCAGCTGTATTAGCGGGAGCGATCTTCGGGGACCATTGTTCACCGATTTCAGATACAACGATCTTATCGAGTACGGGAGCAGGTAGTCATCACATTGACCACGTCATTACACAGCTACCTTATGCCATTCTTGTGGCCGTTATCTCGATTGTCGGTTTCTTAGTGCTTGGATTTACTGGGAGTATGTTGCTCGGCTTTGTCGCATCATTCGTGGCATTTGCAGTATCCGTATTAGTTTTAAAAAGAATAGTGTAA
- a CDS encoding dihydrofolate reductase, with protein sequence MISFLVAMDRNCVIGKNNDLPWKLPADLAYFKKVTMGHPIVMGRKTYESIGRPLPGRQNIIITRNQEYTAEGCTVLHSIEDVQKVIDHHDKEVFIIGGAEIFKEAFPIADKLYITHIDEEFDGDTFFPEFNLSDWHEVSREKGMKDEKNPYDYYFSVYEKKRNTQ encoded by the coding sequence TTGATTTCATTTTTAGTAGCTATGGATCGAAATTGTGTCATCGGTAAAAATAATGATTTGCCATGGAAATTGCCTGCAGATCTTGCCTATTTTAAAAAAGTAACGATGGGTCATCCGATTGTAATGGGCCGTAAAACATATGAATCGATCGGCCGGCCACTTCCTGGACGACAGAATATTATCATCACTCGAAATCAAGAATATACGGCTGAAGGCTGTACTGTCCTTCATTCGATTGAAGATGTTCAAAAAGTGATCGATCATCATGATAAAGAAGTGTTCATTATCGGCGGGGCGGAAATTTTCAAAGAAGCCTTTCCGATCGCTGACAAGCTCTACATCACTCATATTGATGAGGAATTTGACGGTGATACGTTTTTTCCAGAATTCAACTTGAGCGACTGGCATGAGGTATCGCGAGAAAAAGGGATGAAGGATGAGAAAAATCCATATGATTACTATTTTTCGGTTTACGAAAAGAAGAGAAATACACAGTAA
- a CDS encoding methionine/alanine import family NSS transporter small subunit, with translation MSASAITMMLVGIAIVWGGLALSIINAVKVSKNK, from the coding sequence ATGAGTGCAAGTGCAATTACAATGATGCTCGTTGGGATAGCCATCGTTTGGGGCGGTTTAGCTCTAAGTATCATAAATGCAGTGAAAGTTTCGAAAAACAAATAA
- a CDS encoding HD-GYP domain-containing protein has translation MRLVSTKSLKENTYLAKPIINDSGQVLLKQGVLLSSRMIQRLIDLGITFVYIQDKLTEDIESTEGIAAKVRVEATNTIKSEFNQICKDIKLQKSFHNDHLGQNFSKVIRSILAEVKGNPKAISLLSDVYLYDSYIFTHSLNVTIYTLALAIKLKYNEKQLMEIGLGAILHDVGKMAIPTKILNKPGRLDPEEFSIIKTHAQVGYEILKKQPNLSLLTAHCAFQHHERINGSGYPRGIKGDEIHPYAKIIGICDVFDAVTCNRVYRKAMLPHEAIELLYSGVGTLYDKDLVEAFAKSIALYPVGITVGLSDGREGIVLKQNKELSTRPIIRVISENNQQVEPYDLDLMKQVNVTITSCEAVLANE, from the coding sequence ATGAGACTAGTATCTACCAAATCGCTTAAAGAAAATACTTACCTTGCTAAGCCGATCATCAATGATAGTGGGCAAGTTCTTTTAAAACAAGGTGTTCTGCTATCTTCCAGAATGATCCAAAGATTGATTGACCTTGGGATTACGTTTGTATATATTCAAGATAAGCTTACCGAAGATATTGAATCGACTGAAGGAATTGCTGCGAAAGTTCGAGTGGAAGCAACGAATACAATTAAGTCGGAGTTTAACCAAATATGCAAAGACATCAAATTACAAAAGTCGTTTCACAATGATCATTTAGGTCAAAATTTTTCAAAAGTGATTCGTTCGATTTTAGCTGAAGTAAAAGGAAATCCAAAGGCAATTTCTCTGCTTTCCGATGTTTATTTGTACGATTCTTATATTTTTACTCATTCATTAAATGTGACGATCTATACATTAGCGCTTGCAATAAAATTAAAATATAACGAAAAACAACTGATGGAAATTGGTCTTGGAGCGATTTTACATGATGTCGGAAAAATGGCGATTCCAACTAAAATCCTAAATAAACCAGGTCGTTTGGACCCTGAGGAATTTTCCATTATAAAAACTCATGCTCAAGTTGGGTATGAGATTTTGAAAAAACAACCGAATCTCTCTTTGTTAACTGCCCATTGTGCATTTCAGCACCATGAACGAATAAATGGATCAGGTTACCCCCGAGGTATTAAGGGAGATGAGATCCACCCTTATGCTAAAATTATAGGCATATGTGATGTATTTGATGCGGTTACGTGCAATCGAGTTTACCGAAAAGCGATGCTTCCTCATGAAGCGATCGAATTATTGTACTCAGGTGTCGGTACATTGTACGATAAAGACTTAGTTGAAGCATTCGCAAAATCAATTGCTCTTTATCCAGTTGGGATTACGGTAGGTTTAAGTGATGGGCGAGAAGGGATCGTTCTTAAACAAAATAAAGAACTTTCCACTAGGCCTATTATTCGAGTGATTAGCGAGAATAATCAACAAGTTGAACCGTATGATCTTGATTTAATGAAACAAGTGAATGTGACGATTACGAGCTGTGAAGCAGTATTAGCGAATGAATAA